The Thermasporomyces composti region GTGGGTACGGATCTCCGTGGCGATGCGACGGAGGAATGGGTAGGCGTGCGGGTCGGCCGCCTGGTATCGAGCCGAGAGCTCCGTTAGCCAGTCGTCTCGCGTGTGGCTCGGAACGGCCGCCAAGGCGTTCCGAGTCATCTGTGCCGCGGTGCCCAGCACGTACGTGAAGATCGCCGTCGCGACCAGGAACTGCCGGTCGGCAGGGACGCCGAACGAGGCGAGCAGGGTACCGATGCGGTCGAGTGTGCGTAGCGCGCTCGGAACTCCGCTGCTGCGAGGTAGGTGCGCGCCGATCCACGGGTGAGCGTCGAGCGTGTCGAAGAGCGGCAAGGCGAGAGCTCGGATCGCGTCGAGCTCGTCACCGTCGACGGGCACCTCGACGGGCTCGCTCTCGCTGAGGACGGCGTCACAGGCCAGGTCGAGCAGCTCCTCGCGATTCGCGACGTGCCAATAGATCGCGCCGGGCCCGGTGCGCAGGTGGTCGGCGAGTGCGCGGAAGGTGAGCCCGCGTTCACCGGACTCGTCGAGGATCTCGATCGCGGCCCGCACAACGGCGTCGCGCGTGAGCGATTCGCCCTTCGGTCGGCGGCCCGCGGTTCGCCGCACGGTCATGGAACCATCTTGACACGAATGGAACGACGTTCCACTATGCCGTTATGGAACGCCGCTCCATAACTGCCGCGCCGCCGAGCGCATCGCCTGATCGCTCCGAGCACCCACAATCGCTCCGGGCCGCGTGGGTCGCGGTCACCGGCCTCGCGGCGGTGTTCTTGATCGAGATGCTCGACACGTCCGTGCTCACCGTCGCGCTGCCGACGATCGCGCGTGACCTGTCCGCGTCCGCGACCGAGGTGCAGTGGGTGAGCGGCGCCTACGCGTTGGTCTTCGGCGGCTTCATGCTGGCCTTCGGGTCAGTGGCCGATCGCTTCGGCCGGCGCCGGGTCATGCTGCTCGGACTGACGCTTTTCGGCCTGGCGAGCCTGTCCGTCCTGCTGGTCACCGAACCGATGGGTCTCATCGCCGTCAGGACGGTCGTCGGCATCGCCGCGGCGATGACCGCCCCGGGCTCGATGGCCTTGTCGTTCCGCCTGTTCGACGACGACGCGCTCCGGGTCCGAGCAACGGCGCTGATCTCCACCGTCGGGTTCATCGGCTTGATGATCGGCCCGACCGCGGGAGGGCTCGTCCTCTCGATCGCCCCCTGGCAGGCACTGCTGCTGGTCAACGTGCCCATCGCCGCGCTCGCCATCCTCGGCATCCGGTTCGGGATCCGTCCCGACCGGCCCGAGGAGCTCCACCGCGTGCCGATCGACCTGCTCGGCGCCGTCCTCGGCACCGCGGCGGTCGTGCTCACCCTGCTGACGCCGACGCTGCTCGTCGACCGCGCTGGCACGATCCGCTGACGTGGGTCGCGGCTCTCGCGGCTGTCGGAGCGATCGGCGGCTTCCTCGTCCGACTGCACGTGGCCGAGCACCCCCTCATCGACGTGTCATTGCTGCGACACCCTCCGGTCGCGTCCGGACTGAGCATCCAGGCCGCGCTGGGGCTCGCCACCGCTGGCGTCGGCTACACCGTCACCCTGCAGCTCCAGCTCGCCTGGGGATGGCCGCCCGTCCTCGCCGCGCTCGGCACCCTCCCGCAGGTGCTCACGATGATCGCCGTCGCGCCCTTCGTCGAGCGCGTGGTCAGGAAGGTCGGCCTGGACCGTGCCGGTGTGATCGGTTCGGCCGTGGTGCTGGTCGGGCTGCTCGACTACGCACTGCTCGGCCGCTTCCACTACGTGTTCATCGCTCCGGCCCTCGTCCTCATCGCCGCGGGCATGCGCGTCGCCATGATCACCGCCACCATCAACGTCATGCGCGGGCTCCCCAGCGAACGCACCTCGATCGGCGCCGCGCTCAATGACACGGCTCAGGAGATCGCCGGCGGCATCGGCATCGCTGTGGTCGGACTGGTGATCGCCGCGTCGGTCACCGGCGGCCTCACCCGGACGCCGTGGGGTGCCGAGCGGGTGGCCGCCTTCGAGAACGCGGTCACCCTCGGCGCCCTCCTCCTCGCCGCCGTCGCCGCCGCGCTCCTCGCGAGTGCCGCCGTCCGGTCCGCGCGAGGACGCGTTCCGTCGCCGTCGACCACCGAGTGACCAGGACGTCGTCCACGTAGAACGCTTCTCACGCCTTGCGCATGTAGGCGCGGATGGTCAGGGGCGCGAAGACGGCGACGAGACGGCGGCACCAACGAGGGTCCAGCCGACATCGGCCCCGACGACACCGTCGTTGGTGAGCTCGCGCACCGCGGTGACGAGGTGCGAGATCGGGTTGACGTTCGCGAACCAGGCGAGCCACCGGGGCAGGGTGTCGACGGGGACGAAGGCGTTGGAGAGGAACGTCAGCGGGAAGAGGATCATGATGCCGATCCCCTGCACCGCACCCGCGCTGCGCAGGACGACACCGAGGAGCGCCCAGATCCAGCTCACCGCCCACGACGTGACGATGACGAGCAGACCGGCGAGCACGAGCCACCACCCGCCCTCCGGTCGCCACCCGATGGCGAAGCCGACCAGGAGAGTCATGCCGGTCCCGATGGCGTAGCGAAGGGTGCCGGTGAGCAACGCTCCGGCGAGCGGTGCGCTGCGGGCGATGGGCAGCGACCGGAAGCGGTCCAACACCCCCTTCTCCATGTCCTCGCGCAGCTGGGAGCCGGTGACGATCGATGTCGCGAGTTGCTTACTACCGCCCTCTGTCAACCCGAGTTGCTTACCTCGCACTCTCACTCTGCTGCCACACATCCGTGGAGGCTCGGGCATCCCTGGGGTCTCGGGCATACCTGGGGACGGGTAGGAGCCGGGGCCTTCCAGATCGATCTGGTCTCACGAACGATCGGAGCGTCGACGAGATGGCGGTGCCGTTCACGCCGCGCGCTTCGCGCCTGGGAGCGCCGCCCACGACGCGCGCGGAGTGATCTCGCGTTGGGACGTGCTCTGCCGCCGTCCTTCGCTGCTGGACAAGCAGAAAACCCTGCCGGAGCATCCGACAGGGCCTCTGACCTGGTGGAGCTGAGGGGATTTGAACCCCTGACCCCCTCGATGCGAACGAGGTGCGCTACCGGACTGCGCTACAGCCCCAAGCCGACCGACGGCAAGGCTCTCACGTAGCCCCGCAGTGGCCGATCGAAACGATAGCACGCGGGGCCAACCGGGCGCCGCACGTGGCCTGCCACGACGCGAGAGCCGGACACCCGCGGTCGTCCCAGGCGCTTGCGCCACGATCGGGCGAACGTGGCCATCCCGGTACCGCCCCGGTCAACCCGTGCACCACCACGCGACGTGGCCCGCGCTCCGGTCCGTGCGGTCCACTGCCAGGGGCACCGAGGAAGCGCACCGAGGGCGCGTGTCAGTCGCCGACAGCCCGGCGCCGGGCGGACTCGGGGACGTCGCCGTTCCCTTCGCGCGAGTCGCTCGGCTCGGAGGCGTCGAGCAGAACGTCACGCGACTCGACCGACCTGGATTCCTGCTCCCTCCCAGGGAGACGGCCGGAGGTCCAGGTGCCGGGCGAGCCGAGCTCGACCGTCCGCACCGTGCGGGGCGCCTTCGCCTTCGAGAGGTAGAGGGGTAGCGGAACCTCCACCGGGTCCCAGCGTCCGTCGTCCCTCGCCTCCGATCTCCTCGGCGCCGGCCGAGGTGGCGGCAACAGGCGCTCCGCCGAGGCGCCCGTGGACTGCTGTTCCGCGGTGGGTCGGGGCCGCCCGTCGGACGATCGCCTCGGAGAGGCGGTGCGCTGCGCGACCACCCTGACGCGTCGCTCCGCGGCCCGGCTCGCACCTCGCCGAGCGCGCCGCGCCGCCACGGCCGAGACGACGAGCATCGCGAGCGTCGCCGCGAACGGCACGGACGGT contains the following coding sequences:
- a CDS encoding TetR/AcrR family transcriptional regulator, producing the protein MTVRRTAGRRPKGESLTRDAVVRAAIEILDESGERGLTFRALADHLRTGPGAIYWHVANREELLDLACDAVLSESEPVEVPVDGDELDAIRALALPLFDTLDAHPWIGAHLPRSSGVPSALRTLDRIGTLLASFGVPADRQFLVATAIFTYVLGTAAQMTRNALAAVPSHTRDDWLTELSARYQAADPHAYPFLRRIATEIRTHDDREQFVTGLDLLLAGIRAEVRSGT
- a CDS encoding MFS transporter codes for the protein MERRSITAAPPSASPDRSEHPQSLRAAWVAVTGLAAVFLIEMLDTSVLTVALPTIARDLSASATEVQWVSGAYALVFGGFMLAFGSVADRFGRRRVMLLGLTLFGLASLSVLLVTEPMGLIAVRTVVGIAAAMTAPGSMALSFRLFDDDALRVRATALISTVGFIGLMIGPTAGGLVLSIAPWQALLLVNVPIAALAILGIRFGIRPDRPEELHRVPIDLLGAVLGTAAVVLTLLTPTLLVDRAGTIR
- a CDS encoding ABC transporter permease, with protein sequence MRGKQLGLTEGGSKQLATSIVTGSQLREDMEKGVLDRFRSLPIARSAPLAGALLTGTLRYAIGTGMTLLVGFAIGWRPEGGWWLVLAGLLVIVTSWAVSWIWALLGVVLRSAGAVQGIGIMILFPLTFLSNAFVPVDTLPRWLAWFANVNPISHLVTAVRELTNDGVVGADVGWTLVGAAVSSPSSRP